Proteins encoded by one window of Melopsittacus undulatus isolate bMelUnd1 chromosome 21, bMelUnd1.mat.Z, whole genome shotgun sequence:
- the LOC101871317 gene encoding LOW QUALITY PROTEIN: keratin, type II cytoskeletal 6A-like (The sequence of the model RefSeq protein was modified relative to this genomic sequence to represent the inferred CDS: deleted 2 bases in 1 codon), producing the protein MSRQSTCRSFGGGSKRGFSSCSAVGGGFGGCGGRSRISYSSFSTSRGFGGNGRCAGFSSRSLHNMGGNGRISMGGSFGGGYGCRIGGFGGGFGGGFGGIGGGIIGGGIGGFGGPVRGGPGFPGGIQPVQVDPTLLRPVHVDIDPQIQQVKCQEKEQIKTLNNQFASFIDKVRFLEQQNKVLATKWELLQQQGPMGPRKNLDVIFENYIQNLRRRLDSLLGQRGQLESELQNMRQYVEEYKTKYEEEINRRTAAENEFVVLKKDVDCAYMTKVELEAKVGALTDEISFLRCIYEEELAQMQTISRDLSVVVSMDNNRHLDLDSIIEEVRRQYEQIAQNSRAEAEAWYQSRYEELQSTAGRHGDSLRNTKIEIQELTRNVQRLRTEIENVKKQNHQLQSAIAEAEERGEMALKDARRKLEELECALSKDKEELARLLKEYQELLNIKIALDVEIAMYRKLLEGEENRLCFDNPSNVNVSVVGKGSVVGGRPCGFSPSNGLGGGVCVVGAPTIIGGNCGLGGTILTSGFSSGSGRICNPGGGSFMAGAGSSSVRRCVSTTSQILGCQILSPAFSPRKESSTVPSLQPAAQPLPPSPVPSNELVLL; encoded by the exons ATGTCTCGGCAGTCAACCTGCAGAAGCTTTGGAGGCGGAAGCAAAAGGGGATTCAGCTCTTGCTCTGCCGTTGGTGGTGGCTTTGGAGGATGTGGGGGCAGAAGCAGAATCAGCTATAGCTCGTTCTCCACATCCAGGGGATTTGGAGGCAATGGACGTTGTGCAGGTTTTAGCAGCAGGAGCCTCCATAACATGGGTGGCAACGGAAGGATTTCCATGGGTGGCTCTTTTGGCGGTGGATATGGATGTAGAATTGGTGGCTTTGGTGGAGGCTTTGGAGGAGGATTTGGCGGCATTGGAGGAGGTATCATTGGTGGAGGAATAGGTGGCTTTGGTGGCCCTGTGAGAGGTGGCCCTGGGTTCCCTGGAGGCATCCAACCGGTGCAGGTTGACCCAACCCTCCTGCGGCCAGTCCATGTTGATATTGACCCTCAGATCCAACAAGTGAAGTGCCAGGAGAAGGAGCAGATCAAGACTCTTAACAATCAGTTTGCCTCTTTCATTGACAAG GTCCGCTTCCTGGAGCAACAGAACAAGGTCCTGGCCACCaaatgggagctgctccagcagcaaggACCAATGGGCCCAAGGAAGAACCTGGATGTCATCTTTGAAAACTACATCCAGAACCTGAGGAGGAGGCTGGATTCCCTCCTGGGACAGAGGGGGCAGCTCGAGTCGGAGCTGCAGAACATGCGGCAATACGTGGAGGAGTACAAGACCAA GTATGAAGAAGAAATCAACAGGCGCACTGCTGCTGAGAATGAGTTTGTGGTGCTCAAGAAG GATGTGGACTGTGCCTACATGACTAAAGTAGAGTTGGAAGCCAAGGTGGGAGCTCTGACCGATGAAATCAGCTTCCTGAGGTGCATCTATGAGGAG GAGCTGGCTCAGATGCAGACCATCAGCCGAGACCTGTCCGTGGTGGTGTCCATGGACAACAACAGGCACCTGGACCTGGACAGCATCATCGAGGAGGTCAGGCGCCAGTACGAGCAGATCGCCcagaacagcagagctgaagctgAGGCTTGGTACCAGAGCAGG TatgaagagctgcagagcactgctggaAGGCACGGGGACAGCCTCCGCAACACCAAGATTGAGATCCAGGAGCTGACCAGGAACGTGCAGAGGCTGCGGACTGAGATCGAGAACGTCAAGAAGCAG aaCCATCAGCTGCAATCAGCAATTGCTGAGGCCGAGGAGCGGGGTGAGATGGCCCTGAAGGATGCCAGGAGGAAACTGGAAGAGCTGGAATGTGCCCTGAGCAAAGACAAGGAGGAGCTGGCTCGCTTGCTGAAGGAATACCAGGAGCTGCTCAACATCAAGATCGCGCTGGATGTTGAGATTGCCATGTACAGGAAGCTgctggaaggagaagagaaCAG GCTCTGTTTCGATAACCCATCCAACGTCAATGTCT CTGTGGTAGGCAAAGGCTCTGTGGTTGGAGGCAGACCCTGCGGCTTCAGCCCCAGCAATGGCTTGGGAGGAGGAGTGTGCGTGGTGGGAGCACCAACCATCATCGGAGGCAACTGTGGCTTGGGAGGAACCATCCTCACCAGCGGCTTCTCCTCTGGAAGTGGGAGGATTTGCAACCCTGGAGGTGGCAGCTTCATGGCCGGGGCTGGATCCTCCTCGGTGCGCAGATGCGTCAGCACCACG AGTCAAATCCTCGGGTGTCAAATACTGAGCCCTGCCTTCAGTCCCCGCAAGGAAAGCAGCACCGtcccctccctgcagcctgcagcacagcccctgccaCCCTCACCGGTGCCCAGCAATGAACTGGTCCTCCTATAG